Part of the Verrucomicrobiota bacterium genome is shown below.
TTATTCAAAAACCTGCAAAAAATCCGCATTGTTAAGTCCGACAGGCTGCTAGGGATTATCGTTTTGCGGACTTTCCAGGCGACGCCACGCACAAATCGAAAGGGTGGGATGAAATTAAACACTTTCCCCAATTTGACAAATTCAACATCGGGGATTACGTTAATAGTGAAATTTAGGATATGAATTGCGATGTAAAAACTGAGTCCGTTGTGACGGTCACCGAAAGCGCCGCCAACCAGATTAAAACCATTCTGGCGGGCGACCAGGACAATGCCGGGAAGAACCTGCGGGTGTATGTCGAAGCGGGCGGTTGCTCGGGCATGCAATACGGCATGGTCTTCGATGAACGGCGTCCCGATGATCTCACCTGCGACGCCTTTGGCGTGACCATCCTGGTGGACCCCTTTAGTGCGAACTATGTTCGCGGCTCAGTCATAGATTTTGCCGACGCGTTGACGGGCGGTGGATTCAAGATCAAGAATCCCAATGCCCGCCAGAGCTGCGGTTGCGGCAAGTCATTCGAGGCCTGACCCGTACCCAACGGGTAAGCCGGAAACAGCCGTTCCGTGTGATGCGGAACGGCCATTTTTCTGATAGACTGTGCTATTATGTTTTACGCATCCCATCTGGCAACGCGCGGCCAGCTCTGCCAACATGATGGACGACGGGTCTTTGACCGCAATATCCCCTGCGCCCTTCCGCGCCCTCCAGGTCCAGCAGAAACCCGGTGCTTTGCTTGCCGCGGTAGAAGGTGACCGTGGCTTCGCCCGTGCCGGCCCGGCTTCGGAATGACGCATGGCCGTAATCCTCAAACTCCGGGTGATCCGGGTTTTCGAAGTTACCCGTTTCCGTCGCCACCACCCCGGCGTCTTCCCGGCCAAGATAGTGAAGGAACTGATCCGCATGGTTTTGCGGCCCCGGAGCGGGCGCCGGCCCGGAGCGGAATAATTCTTTAAAAAAGGGGGTTGACAACAATTCATACGGATGTATGATACGAACGTTCGTATGAATATGAAGACACATAACGCAACGAAGGCACAGCCGAAGAAAGCTCCCGCCGAGACCCGGGAAAAGGTACTTGAGGTGGCCGAGCGCCTGTTTGCCACGCGCGGCCTGGACGCGGTGTCCATCCGGGACATCATCGC
Proteins encoded:
- a CDS encoding iron-sulfur cluster assembly accessory protein gives rise to the protein MNCDVKTESVVTVTESAANQIKTILAGDQDNAGKNLRVYVEAGGCSGMQYGMVFDERRPDDLTCDAFGVTILVDPFSANYVRGSVIDFADALTGGGFKIKNPNARQSCGCGKSFEA